Genomic DNA from Longimicrobiales bacterium:
CACAACAACGCCACAAACTCGTCGACCGACAGGCCCGCCTGCCGGATCAGCGCCCGCAGCGTTCCCTTTCTCAGCTCCTTGTGGTCAGGAACGGTCAGACGGCGGTGAGGAGACTCCGCCTGTCTCAGGATGATATGGCTCCCACTCTGACGGTCTGTCGCGTAACCCACTTTCCTGAACGCGCGGACTGCCTCGCGTCCTGAGATGACTGGCAGATCCGCCACCTAGACCTCGACGATCTCCTCGTGGATGGACGGGGGGACCGGCTCCTGGTGTTCCTTCAGGCTTTCCAGGTACGCGGCGATTGCCTCCCGGATGTTGGCGAGCGCAGCTTCTCGCGTGTCGCCCTGGCTGATGCAGCCAGGCAGGGCCGGCGCCTCGACCACGAAGAACCCGTCTTCATCCTGCTCGATCAGTACCCGGTACTTCATTGCGGCTCCTGTCGCTCATCAGGTCAGATCCACGTCTCCCAGTATAACCACGCTCGGCGCAGCCGTGCTATCAGGTTGCTGGTGCCCGCGGGCGACCACATTCGGGTGGGTGGACCAGCTCAGCGCTCAGGGCGCCAGTGGAAGGAGTCCCCACAGGGCCAGAGCGACGCACCATAACCCCGCCTGCTCCCGACGCGGTGCGCGGGCGGCGGACCCGGCCAGCAACGGCCGAAACCGCACCCCGCCGTCCGCGCCAACGGCGCACTCCATTTCACACTAGCCCCTCGCTCCGACCGGTCGCGGGTAACCCGCTTGAGTCGGCTGCGAAGCAAGATCCTTGACACCGCCCTCGCCATACATCATAGTCAGACTCCCTTTGTGTAGACTATCTTCCTATGACCT
This window encodes:
- a CDS encoding type II toxin-antitoxin system HicB family antitoxin, with protein sequence MKYRVLIEQDEDGFFVVEAPALPGCISQGDTREAALANIREAIAAYLESLKEHQEPVPPSIHEEIVEV